One segment of Brassica napus cultivar Da-Ae chromosome C3, Da-Ae, whole genome shotgun sequence DNA contains the following:
- the LOC111202966 gene encoding putative nuclease HARBI1, translated as MVIKKIQGKKRKKRVYIERNREEGNVRLWNDYFSETPTYPQNLFRRRFRMNKPLFTRIVDRLSNEVEFFRQKNDALRRSSLSPLQKCTAAIRVLGYGIVADAVDEYLRLGETTTRSCVEHFVEGIIYLFGDEYLRRPTSADLQRLLQVGEFRGFPGMIGSIDCMHWEWKNCPTAWKGQYTRGSGKPTIVLEAVASYDLWIWHAFFGPPGTLNDINVLERSPVFDDIIKGQAPQFTFSGNGSEYNLAYYLTDGIYPKWATFIQSIPMSQGPKAVLFAQHQEAVRKDVERAFGVLQARFAIVKNPALFWDKAKIGKIMRACIILHNMIVEDERDGYTLVNVSEFQAGEDTGSLHVDLDYSTYMPTNIANMLGVRTRIRDRQMHQQLKADLVEHLWSKFGHDEDNN; from the coding sequence ATGGTGATCAAGAAGatacaaggaaaaaaaagaaaaaaacgagtctacatcgaaagaaatcgtgaagaaggcaatgtgcgtttatggaatgattatttcagtgaaactccaacATATCCTCAAAATCTATTCCGACgacgatttagaatgaacaagccattgttcacgcgtattgttgatcgactctccaatgaagttgaattctTTCGACAAAAGAATGATGCTCTCAGAAGGTCTAGTCTCTctccacttcaaaagtgtacagcaGCCATTCGTGTCTTAGGATATGGTATTGTGGCTGATGCTgttgacgaatacctccgactCGGTGAAACTACTACTCGGTCATGTGTCGAACATTTTGTGGAaggaataatttatttattcggcgatgagtacctaCGAAGACCAACAtcggctgatcttcaacgtctacttcaAGTTGGTGAGTTCCGTGGATTTCctgggatgataggaagcatcgattgtatgcattgggagtggaagaattgtcccaccgcttggaaagggcaatatacacgtggttcgggaaaacccacaattgttttagaggcggttgcttcgtatgatctatggatatggcatgcgtttttcggacctccaggtacattaaatgatatcaatgttcttgaacgctcacctgtttttgatgacataataaaaggtCAAGCTCCGCAATTCACTTTCTCTGGTAATGGAAGCGAGTAtaatttggcttactatctcaccgacggtatttatccgaaatgggcaacttttatccaatctattccaatgtcacaagggccgaaagcggttttatttgctcaacatcaagaagctgtccgaaaagatgtcgagcgtgcttttggagtcttgcaagctcgttttgccattgttaaaaatcccgcgcttttttgggataaagccAAAATTGGGAAGAtcatgagagcatgtatcatactccataatatgatcgTCGAAGACGAGCGAGATGGATATACCCTAGTTAatgtttcagagttccaagcagGAGAAGACACCGGAAGTTTACATGTCGATCTCGATTATTCTACATATATGCCTACAAATATCGCTAATATGTTAGGTGTTCGAAccagaattcgtgatagacaaatgcatcaacaactcaaagctgatttggttgaacatttatggagtaaatttggACATGACGAAGACAACAACTGA
- the LOC111203122 gene encoding glutathione S-transferase T3-like has protein sequence MDSTNPYSHTSNFVDLLNCQQDCNLPEPFPYEYDSQIPVFSTQATETSSFCEESRSERKERRKWTPSDDLVLISAWLNTSKDSVISNEQKSSTFWGRIAAYYAASPKVAGGDKPEPLQCKKRWQKLNDLVCKFCGSYATATRQKTSGQSESDVVKLAHSIFFNDHKIKFNLHHDWEELRYDQKWCEHATSKVGGSTKKRKCDDGAETSSSQATINLDEEPTKRPAGVKASKAASAKKPVVDNEVALKFQAMCSIKEKKLVLKERVSKMTLLNSLISKTDPLSEIEEAVKTKLLTEMLGN, from the coding sequence ATGGATTCTACTAATCCATATAGTCATACCTCCAATTTCGTGGACCTTTTGAACTGTCAACAAGATTGTAACCTTCCTGAACCCTTTCCTTATGAATACGATTCACAAATCCCTGTGTTCAGTACTCAAGCAACTGAAACTTCAAGCTTTTGTGAAGAGTCTCGTTCAGAGcgcaaagaaagaagaaaatggaCTCCCTCTGATGATCTAGTGCTCATTAGCGCCTGGTTAAACACCAGCAAGGATTCTGTCATCAGCAATGAGCAAAAATCAAGTACTTTCTGGGGTCGCATTGCCGCTTACTATGCAGCTAGTCCAAAGGTGGCAGGAGGTGATAAGCCAGAACCTCTTCAGTGTAAGAAAAGGTGGCAGAAGCTGAATGATCTTGTTTGTAAGTTCTGTGGATCATATGCGACAGCAACAAGACAGAAAACTAGTGGTCAGAGTGAGAGTGATGTTGTGAAACTGGCACactctatctttttcaatgaTCACAAGATTAAGTTTAACCTCCACCATGATTGGGAGGAGCTCCGCTATGACCAGAAATGGTGTGAGCATGCTACTAGTAAGGTTGGTGGAAGCACAAAGAAGAGAAAGTGCGACGATGGAGCAGAAACATCAAGCTCTCAAGCAACTATCAATCTAGATGAggaaccgaccaaacgtccagCTGGGGTGAAGGCTTCGAAAGCAGCTTCTGCAAAGAAACCAGTAGTAGATAATGAGGTTGCGTTAAAGTTTCAGGCCATGTGCTCtattaaagagaaaaaattGGTCCTGAAAGAGAGAGTTTCGAAAATGACTCTGCTTAACAGCCTCATTTCAAAAACAGACCCACTTTCTGAAATAGAAGAAGCAGTAAAGACTAAGCTTCTTACAGAGATGCTGGGTAACTAG
- the LOC106406187 gene encoding histone H1.2-like — translation MSAEAENIPTNVASGDAEAAVTAKGAKAKKTKEVKPKKKPAEKKATKKKASSSPPSHPKYEEMIKDAITTLKERTGSSQYAIQKFIEEKEKSLPPTFRKLLLVNLKRLVAAEKLVKVKGSFKLPSAKSAPKPAAVKKKPAAVAKPKAKVAAKAPVKAKPAAKVAKKPAAAAAKPKAAKPKAKTKTKTVAAVSKTKAVAVKPKAKERPTKAARTSSRTSPGKKAAPAKKTAAATKKVAPVKSVKPKTVKSPAKRASTRKVKK, via the exons ATGTCGGCAGAGGCAGAGAACATCCCCACTAACGTAGCCTCAGGAGATGCAGAGGCGGCGGTGACGGCAAAGGGCGCTAAAGCGAAGAAGACGAAGGAAGTTAAACCTAAGAAGAAGCCTGCAGAGAAGAAGGCTACGAAGAagaaagcttcttcttctcctccatcTCACCCTAAATACGAAGAG ATGATTAAAGATGCGATCACGACGTTGAAGGAGAGGACTGGATCTAGTCAATACGCGATTCAGAAGTTCATCGAGGAGAAGGAGAAGTCTCTTCCTCCTACCTTCAGGAAGCTTCTGCTCGTTAACCTCAAGAGGCTCGTCGCTGCTGAGAAGTTGGTTAAGGTCAAAGGATCTTTCAAGCTACCCTCTGCTAAATCCGCACCTAAACCGGCGGCGGTTAAGAAGAAACCAGCAGCTGTAGCTAAACCGAAGGCTAAAGTTGCGGCGAAGGCACCGGTTAAAGCCAAACCGGCAGCTAAAGTAGCTAAGAAGCCTGCTGCTGCAGCTGCAAAGCCAAAGGCTGCTAAGCCTAAAGcaaagacaaagacaaagacTGTTGCTGCTGTGTCAAAGACCAAAGCTGTTGCGGTTAAGCCTAAGGCTAAGGAGAGACCTACGAAAGCGGCGAGGACTTCGAGTAGAACGTCTCCAGGGAAGAAAGCTGCTCCTGCTAAGAAAACGGCGGCTGCGACTAAGAAGGTGGCTCCGGTTAAGAGCGTGAAGCCGAAGACTGTGAAGTCTCCGGCGAAAAGGGCTTCAACGAGGAAGGTGAAGAAGTAG
- the LOC106387860 gene encoding uncharacterized GPI-anchored protein At1g61900-like isoform X1, translating to MVKFAGYLVHGFLLFIIWLSSFQDVASQYKVNDHSSKTTTFELANPPGTGVSGPIQISPSVIPKYESPPLPWTPPMYPTFPDTYQPKLTGKCPADFQAISSVIDTAASDCSQPFAALVGNVICCPQFVSLLHIFQGQHKSDKLVLPDAVAADCFSDIVSILVSKRANMTIPELCSVTYSNLTRGSCPVQDAAVFEKAVNGSKLLDACRTVDPLKECCKPVCQGAIMEAALAISSGGSNNNVNALNDCKNVVFSYISRKLPADKANTAFRILSSCKVNKVCPLEFKEPTEVVKACRNAAAPSPSCCTSLNSYISGIRNQMLITNKQAIVCATVFGSMLRKGGVMTNVYELCNVDLKDFSVQAYGMQQGCLLRSYPADLIFDNTTGYSFTCDLTDNIAAPWPSSSSVSSLSLCAPEMSLPALPTSQQTHKNHGFHDEAFGALRLIIILVSVVYGAARHQNEI from the exons ATGGTGAAATTCGCAG GTTATTTGGTTCATGGCTTCTTGTTATTTATTATCTGGTTATCAAGCTTCCAAGATGTAGCTTCTCAGTATAAAGTTAATGACCACAGTAGCAAAACCACTACCTTTGAGTTAGCAAATCCACCTGGTACTGGAGTATCCGGCCCCATTCAAATATCACCTTCCGTCATCCCCAAATACGAATCCCCTCCTCTCCCTTGGACACCACCAATGTACCCTACTTTCCCTGATACATACCAACCAAAGCTAACCGGTAAATGCCCTGCAGACTTCCAAGCAATCTCAAGCGTTATAGATACAGCAGCCTCTGATTGCTCCCAGCCGTTCGCCGCACTCGTGGGAAACGTTATATGCTGTCCACAGTTCGTTAGCCTGCTTCATATTTTCCAAGGACAGCACAAGTCAGATAAGTTGGTTCTGCCTGATGCGGTTGCTGCAGATTGTTTTTCAGATATCGTTAGCATCCTCGTCAGCAAAAGAGCCAACATGACAATACCTGAGCTTTGTTCTGTAACGTATTCGAATCTTACTAGGGGTTCTTGTCCTGTGCAAGATGCGGCAGTGTTCGAGAAAGCTGTTAACGGTAGCAAATTACTTGACGCGTGTCGCACTGTTGACCCTCTTAAAGAGTGTTGCAAGCCGGTTTGCCAAGGTGCGATTATGGAAGCTGCGCTTGCTATCTCTTCAGGAGGATCAAACAACAACGTCAACGCGCTTAACGACTGCAAGAATGTGGTGTTTTCGTATATCTCCAGGAAGCTTCCTGCTGACAAAGCAAACACAGCGTTTAGAATATTATCGTCTTGCAAAGTCAACAAAG TTTGCCCCTTGGAGTTTAAGGAGCCAACGGAAGTGGTCAAGGCTTGCCGTAATGCGGCTGCTCCAAGCCCTTCTTGCTGTACCTCCTTGAATTCATACATTTCTGGGATACGTAACCAAATGCTGATAACAAACAAGCAGGCCATAGTCTGCGCAACGGTCTTCGGTTCTATGTTAAGGAAAGGTGGTGTCATGACAAATGTCTACGAGCTTTGTAATGTCGATCTCAAAGATTTCAGTGTCCAAG CATATGGAATGCAACAAGGTTGTCTTCTCAGAAGCTATCCTGCAGACTTGATATTTGACAACACAACAGGGTACAGTTTCACATGTGACCTGACGGATAATATTGCTGCGCCGTGGCCATCTTCATCGTCAGTGTCGTCTTTGTCTCTCTGTGCTCCTG AGATGTCATTACCTGCCTTGCCAACATCGCAGCAGACCCATAAAAATCACG GGTTTCACGATGAGGCGTTTGGAGCGTTGCGTCTCATAATTATTTTGGTCTCTGTGGTGTATGGTGCTGCGAGACATCAAAATGAGATTTAG
- the LOC106387860 gene encoding uncharacterized GPI-anchored protein At1g61900-like isoform X2 produces the protein MYPTFPDTYQPKLTGKCPADFQAISSVIDTAASDCSQPFAALVGNVICCPQFVSLLHIFQGQHKSDKLVLPDAVAADCFSDIVSILVSKRANMTIPELCSVTYSNLTRGSCPVQDAAVFEKAVNGSKLLDACRTVDPLKECCKPVCQGAIMEAALAISSGGSNNNVNALNDCKNVVFSYISRKLPADKANTAFRILSSCKVNKVCPLEFKEPTEVVKACRNAAAPSPSCCTSLNSYISGIRNQMLITNKQAIVCATVFGSMLRKGGVMTNVYELCNVDLKDFSVQAYGMQQGCLLRSYPADLIFDNTTGYSFTCDLTDNIAAPWPSSSSVSSLSLCAPEMSLPALPTSQQTHKNHGFHDEAFGALRLIIILVSVVYGAARHQNEI, from the exons ATGTACCCTACTTTCCCTGATACATACCAACCAAAGCTAACCGGTAAATGCCCTGCAGACTTCCAAGCAATCTCAAGCGTTATAGATACAGCAGCCTCTGATTGCTCCCAGCCGTTCGCCGCACTCGTGGGAAACGTTATATGCTGTCCACAGTTCGTTAGCCTGCTTCATATTTTCCAAGGACAGCACAAGTCAGATAAGTTGGTTCTGCCTGATGCGGTTGCTGCAGATTGTTTTTCAGATATCGTTAGCATCCTCGTCAGCAAAAGAGCCAACATGACAATACCTGAGCTTTGTTCTGTAACGTATTCGAATCTTACTAGGGGTTCTTGTCCTGTGCAAGATGCGGCAGTGTTCGAGAAAGCTGTTAACGGTAGCAAATTACTTGACGCGTGTCGCACTGTTGACCCTCTTAAAGAGTGTTGCAAGCCGGTTTGCCAAGGTGCGATTATGGAAGCTGCGCTTGCTATCTCTTCAGGAGGATCAAACAACAACGTCAACGCGCTTAACGACTGCAAGAATGTGGTGTTTTCGTATATCTCCAGGAAGCTTCCTGCTGACAAAGCAAACACAGCGTTTAGAATATTATCGTCTTGCAAAGTCAACAAAG TTTGCCCCTTGGAGTTTAAGGAGCCAACGGAAGTGGTCAAGGCTTGCCGTAATGCGGCTGCTCCAAGCCCTTCTTGCTGTACCTCCTTGAATTCATACATTTCTGGGATACGTAACCAAATGCTGATAACAAACAAGCAGGCCATAGTCTGCGCAACGGTCTTCGGTTCTATGTTAAGGAAAGGTGGTGTCATGACAAATGTCTACGAGCTTTGTAATGTCGATCTCAAAGATTTCAGTGTCCAAG CATATGGAATGCAACAAGGTTGTCTTCTCAGAAGCTATCCTGCAGACTTGATATTTGACAACACAACAGGGTACAGTTTCACATGTGACCTGACGGATAATATTGCTGCGCCGTGGCCATCTTCATCGTCAGTGTCGTCTTTGTCTCTCTGTGCTCCTG AGATGTCATTACCTGCCTTGCCAACATCGCAGCAGACCCATAAAAATCACG GGTTTCACGATGAGGCGTTTGGAGCGTTGCGTCTCATAATTATTTTGGTCTCTGTGGTGTATGGTGCTGCGAGACATCAAAATGAGATTTAG
- the LOC106385994 gene encoding GTPase-activating protein GYP1-like codes for MEGREEEQEKRDDSRFNQTLENNVQGFLKGRSVPGKALLTRSPDPPTSYHRSFSENDAGRNDHLENPLEEEVEDHSSSQKHDNTYAGKLRSSSSGKMMVQQVQNVNIGVRSSDYGRVMKFNKVLSDTTVILEKLLELAWNGVPHYMRPDVWRLLLGYAPPNSDRREAVLRRKRLEYLESVGQFYDLPDSERSDDEINMLRQIAVDCPRSVPDVSFFQQAQVQKSLERILYTWAIRHPASGYVQGINDLVTPFLVIFLSEYLEGGVESWSMSDLSFERISDVEADCYWCLTKLLDGMQDHYTFAQPGIQRLVFKLKELVRRIDEPVARHMEEQGLEFLQFAFRWYNCLLIREIPYSIINRLWDTYLAEGDALPDFLVYIYASFLLTWSDELKKLDFQEMVMFLQHLPTHTWTDQELEMVLSRAFMWHSMFNSSPNHLAS; via the exons ATGGAGGGAAGAGAAGAGGAGCAGGAAAAGCGCGACGATTCCAGATTCAATCAAACACTCGAGAACAACGTCCAAGG GTTTCTTAAAGGAAGGAGTGTTCCTGGCAAAGCATTGCTCACCAGGAGTCCCGATCCTCCAACATCATACCACCGGAGCTTCTCCGAGAACGACGCCGGGAGAAATGATCACTTGGAGAATCCCCTCGAG GAGGAGGTGGAAGATCACAGCTCGAGCCAGAAACATGATAATACGTATGCAGGGAAGCTGCGATCAAGCTCCAGTGGTAAAATGATGGTGCAACAAGTCCAGAACGTGAATATAGGTGTTAGGTCAAGCGATTACGGTAGAGTTATGAAGTTCAACAAAGTCCTCTCCGATACTACTGTCATTTTAg AGAAACTGCTAGAGCTAGCGTGGAATGGTGTGCCTCACTATATGCGCCCTGATGTCTGGCGTCTTCTCTTG GGATATGCACCACCTAATTCAGATAGGAGGGAGGCTGTCTTGAGAAGAAAACGTCTTGAATATCTTGAGTCTGTTGGCCAATTTTATGACCTTCCAGATTCCGAACGTTCTGATGATGAGATCAACATGCTCCGCCAG ATTGCTGTTGACTGTCCAAGAAGTGTACCAGACGTCAGTTTCTTTCAGCAAGCACAGGTGCAGAAGTCATTGGAGCGTATTCTTTACACGTG GGCCATTAGGCATCCAGCGAGTGGATATGTTCAGGGAATAAATGATCTTGTCACTCCTTTTCTTGTTATATTCTTGTCAGAATATCTAGAAGGTGGTGTAGAGAGTTGGTCAATGTCCGATCTATCTTTTGAAAGAATATCAGATGTGGAAGCGGATTGTTACTGGTGCTTGACAAAGCTACTTGACGGTATGCAAGATCATTACACGTTTGCTCAACCTGGAATCCAGAGACTTGTGTTCAAGCTCAAGGAATTAGTCAGGCGTATTGATG AACCTGTTGCCAgacacatggaagagcaaggaCTAGAGTTTCTTCAGTTTGCTTTCCGTTGGTATAACTGTCTTCTGATACGTGAG ATCCCGTACAGTATCATCAACCGTCTATGGGACACTTATCTTGCTGAAGGAGATGCATTACCGGACTTCCTAGTGTACATATATGCTAGCTTTCTCTTAACG TGGTCAGATGAGCTGAAGAAGCTGGACTTTCAAGAGATGGTGATGTTCCTGCAACACCTTCCGACACATACATGGACAGACCAAGAGCTGGAGATGGTTTTGTCAAGAGCATTCATGTGGCACAGTATGTTTAACAGTTCCCCTAACCACTTGGCTAGCTGA